The Populus alba chromosome 4, ASM523922v2, whole genome shotgun sequence genome contains a region encoding:
- the LOC118038804 gene encoding nicotianamine synthase — MAALQISNCESQISTELLIARVTQIHASISKLSSLKPSKQVNSLFSNLVKLCILPSSIDITALPEEVQAMRESLINLCGHAEGLLELEFATFLSKIHQPLNNLNLFPYYGNYVKLANIEYRILNENGVLQPKKVAFVGSGPMPLTSFIMATNHMKFTHFDNFDIDEAANDVARQIVASDVELEKRMKFETADIMEVKEKLGEYDCIFLAALVGMSKVDKVKILGHIRKYMKEGGVLLVRSAKGARAFLYPVVEEQDVLGFELLSVFHPTNDVINSVVLLRKPAF, encoded by the coding sequence ATGGCTGCCCTCCAAATCTCCAACTGCGAGAGCCAAATCTCTACTGAGCTCCTCATAGCTCGGGTAACGCAAATCCATGCTAGCATATCCAAGCTTAGCTCGTTAAAGCCCTCGAAGCAAGTTAATAGCCTCTTCTCTAACCTTGTGAAACTATGTATCCTACCATCATCCATAGACATTACTGCCTTGCCTGAAGAAGTGCAAGCAATGAGAGAAAGCCTCATCAATTTATGCGGCCATGCCGAGGGCCTGTTGGAGCTTGAATTCGCAACGTTCTTGAGCAAAATCCATCAACCTTTGAACAACCTCAACCTTTTTCCCTACTATGGGAACTACGTCAAGCTAGCCAACATTGAATACAGGATCTTGAATGAAAATGGGGTGCTGCAGCCAAAGAAGGTGGCTTTTGTGGGTTCAGGTCCAATGCCTCTCACTTCTTTTATAATGGCTACAAATCATATGAAATTCActcattttgataattttgacatTGATGAGGCTGCTAATGATGTCGCTCGTCAAATTGTTGCTTCTGATGTTGAACTTGAGAAGAGAATGAAGTTCGAGACGGCTGACATAATGGAAGTTAAAGAGAAGCTGGGTGAATATGATTGCATATTCTTGGCTGCCTTGGTTGGCATGAGCAAAGTAGACAAAGTCAAGATTCTAGGCCATATAAGGAAGTACATGAAGGAGGGCGGGGTTCTGCTGGTGAGGAGTGCAAAAGGGGCTAGAGCCTTTCTCTATCCTGTTGTCGAGGAGCAGGATGTTCTTGGCTTTGAGCTTCTCTCCGTCTTTCACCCTACTAATGATGTGATCAATTCAGTTGTTCTCCTCCGCAAGCCTGCCTTTTAA